TCCAAGAGGGCACCGCGCAAGACAAACTTGTGCCCGAGGGCATCGAGGGCCGCGTGCCGTATGCGGGCTCTATAAAAGACGTCGTGCATCAGATGGTAGGCGGCTTGCGAAGCTCGATGGGTTACGTGGGCGCAAAGGATATCGCGGACTTTCAAGAAAGAGCCGAGTTTGTGGAGATCACGAGCGCCGGACTAAAAGAAAGCCATGTCCACGACGTAGTAATCACGCAAGAAGCCCCTAACTACAAAGTCAATTAGTGCTAAATTTAAAAACCGGCAAGGTAAAATTTAATGAGCCGCTTTATCTTGAGAGCGGCCGAATTTTACCCGAATTTGAGCTAGCTTACGAAACATACGGCGAGCTAAACGAGGATAAAAGCAACGTCATAGTCGTCTGTCACGCGCTAACGGGCAGCCACCACGCCGCGGGCAGATACGAAAACGAGCAGAAATTCGGCTGGTGGGACGCGCTAGTGGGCGATGGCAAGGGCATAGATACGAGCAAATTTTTCGTCATCTGCGTAAATATCCTCGGTTCAAATTTCGGCTCGACAAATCCGCTCAGTATCGAAAAAAGCACGGGCAAACAGTATCGTTTGCGCTTTCCTGTGCTAACCATCAGCGACGTCGTAAAGGCACAGATGAGGCTTTTTAAACACTTAGGCATAGAGCGCGCGCATGCAGTCGTGGGCGGCAGCCTAGGCGGTATGCAGGCGCTTTGCTTTGCGATCGAGTTTCCAAATTTCGCTAAAAACGTCATCATCCTAGCCAGCACCTATCAATGCAAGGCCTGGGCGATCGCGTTTAACAAAATCGCGATCGAGGGCATCCTGCGCGATCCAGGTTTTAAAGACGGGCAGTACGACGAAAACGACATCGCCGCGCAGGGGCTAACCGGCATGGCGCTAGGACGCATGGCGGGGCACATCAGCTTTCTTTCGCCTAGCTCCATGGACTCTAAATTTGGCCGCAACTACGTCGAAACCGACGGTCTTTACGAGCTTACGGGGCGGTTTCAGGTCGATCGCTATATGGAGTACAACGGCCGCGGCTTTCCTAAGCGCTTTGACCCGCTGAGCTACCTTTACATCGTAA
The nucleotide sequence above comes from uncultured Campylobacter sp.. Encoded proteins:
- a CDS encoding homoserine O-acetyltransferase; amino-acid sequence: MLNLKTGKVKFNEPLYLESGRILPEFELAYETYGELNEDKSNVIVVCHALTGSHHAAGRYENEQKFGWWDALVGDGKGIDTSKFFVICVNILGSNFGSTNPLSIEKSTGKQYRLRFPVLTISDVVKAQMRLFKHLGIERAHAVVGGSLGGMQALCFAIEFPNFAKNVIILASTYQCKAWAIAFNKIAIEGILRDPGFKDGQYDENDIAAQGLTGMALGRMAGHISFLSPSSMDSKFGRNYVETDGLYELTGRFQVDRYMEYNGRGFPKRFDPLSYLYIVKMMNIFDCTRHYDDLAHALSPICAKVTLIAFSGDMLFPPSCMRQMRDTLRDIGKACDYHEIDSDYGHDAFLVEVDKFEKIIKKVLDE